In the genome of Sebastes umbrosus isolate fSebUmb1 chromosome 14, fSebUmb1.pri, whole genome shotgun sequence, one region contains:
- the rnf151 gene encoding RING finger protein 151, whose amino-acid sequence MREDRYGVNQRWEWKHGEKIVMADPEVSTQSGGYDVELFVDTPDYDLICTICQGVLRCPVRAACHHIFCKKCILQWLKRQETCPCCRKPVNPSLIFVMFKLSKSIGRMKIKCKNEIRGCAETFSLSEQYCHSMSCLYELIPCPYQGCRSQLLRRDLDTHACHCEHWREPCHMGCGTILSHRTQAQHNCYKQLRQEYEARQRNHRAIATALQRKMRRMQSTMTHMKRQINLICESLEVMDDLHEVEEEDLGESSGSSGSNNTNNC is encoded by the exons ATGCGAGAGGACCGATATGGAGTAAACCAGCGCTGGGAATGGAAACACGGTGAGAAGATTGTCATG GCTGACCCAGAGGTGTCAACACAGAGTGGGGGCTATGATGTGGAGCTGTTTGTGGACACTCCAGACTACGATCTGATCTGCACCATATGCCAGGGCGTCCTCAGGTGTCCAGTAAGAGCTGCATGCCACCACATCTTCTGCAAGAAATGCATCTTACAGTGGCTGAAGAG GCAGGAGACCTGTCCCTGCTGCAGGAAGCCTGTCAACCCGAGCTTGATCTTTGTCATGTTCAAGCTGAGCAAATCTATTGGACGCATGAAGATCAAG TGTAAGAATGAGATCCGTGGCTGTGCAGagaccttctctctctcagagcaGTACTGCCACAGCATGAGCTGTCTGTACGAGCTCATCCCCTGTCCGTACCAGGGCTGCCGGTCACAACTCCTCCGCAGGGACCTGGACACCCACGCATGCCACTGCGAACACTGGCGCGAGCCCTGCCACATGGGCTGCGGGACGATCCTCTCCCACCGCACCCAGGCTCAGCACAACTGCTACAAGCAGCTGAGGCAGGAGTACGAAGCCAGGCAGAGGAACCACAGGGCCATCGCCACCGCCCtgcagaggaagatgaggaggatgcAGAGCACCATGACCCACATGAAGAGGCAAATAAATCTGATCTGTGAGAGCCTGGAGGTGATGGACGACCTGcatgaggtggaggaggaggaccttGGAGAGAGCAGTGGCAGCTCAGGTagcaacaacaccaacaactgCTGA